Proteins encoded together in one Amblyomma americanum isolate KBUSLIRL-KWMA chromosome 1, ASM5285725v1, whole genome shotgun sequence window:
- the LOC144113848 gene encoding queuosine 5'-phosphate N-glycosylase/hydrolase isoform X1 yields MSVLSPKDSAELIVKNARDVTIDPNGISKVSNVVLDCYNRGLVGTHAWRDHPLHPKVADDTAAQWVFLVDALNFNFWADNSAEYFAVRWNGALHSGYYSLCAVVARALEEGVPILSADFCRSISLQQVQHIFRSDTSTDIPLLEERHRVLQEWGHVLSSMYDGSFANCIRECNKWCQVLLRMVVKNFTSFQDEGTFEGLKVSFYKRAQILVADLWSCFNGQGLGEFKDIGTLTAFADYRVPQVLAYFGALRYSPRLTALLAKGNLFQNGSKEEMEIRGATIHACESMQLLETLAEETKDSSNSQLVRKELKKRKLPSAEINSVLVDYCLWDYRRRHENEVEHVPFHRVRCIYY; encoded by the exons ATGAGCGTGCTAAGTCCGAAGGACTCGGCGGAGTTGATTGTCAAGAACGCTAGGGATGTAACCATTGATCCCAATGGCATCAGCAAGGTTTCGAATGTG GTACTGGATTGCTACAACAGAGGACTCGTTGGGACTCATGCTTGGCGGGACCACCCTTTGCATCCAAAGGTTGCAGATGATACTGCTGCTCAGTGGGTTTTTCTCGTCGATGCTTTGAACTTTAACTTCTGGGCAGACAACAGCGCAGAGTACTTTGCAGTGCGCTGGAATGGTGCTTTGCACAGTGGCTACTACTCGCTGTGTGCTGTTGTGGCTCGTGCTTTGGAG GAAGGTGTGCCCATCCTCAGTGCTGACTTCTGCCGCAGTATTTCCCTGCAGCAAGTGCAGCATATATTTCGGTCAGACACAAGCACAGATATTCCTCTGCTTGAAGAAAGACATAGAGTTCTGCAAGAGTGGGGCCATGTATTGTCTAGT ATGTATGATGGATCGTTTGCTAACTGCATCCGGGAGTGCAATAAATGGTGCCAAGTGCTGCTGAGGATGGTTGTGAAAAACTTCACCTCATTCCAAGATGAAGGAACATTTGAAGGCTTGAAAG TGTCATTCTACAAACGGGCTCAGATTCTTGTTGCTGACCTCTGGAGCTGCTTTAATGGCCAAGGATTGGGTGAATTCAAGGACATAGGCACACTAACCGCATTTGCCGACTACCGTGTGCCTCAAGTGCTTGCCTACTTTGGAGCTTTACGTTACTCTCCACGCCTGACTGCCTTGCTTGCTAAAG GAAACCTTTTCCAAAATGGAAGTAAAGAGGAAATGGAGATCCGTGGAGCAACAATTCATGCATGTGAG TCTATGCAATTGCTAGAAACACTCGCAGAGGAAACAAAAGATTCTAGCAATTCTCAG CTGGTCCGAAAAGAACTGAAGAAAAGAAAGCTGCCTTCTGCGGAAATTAACTCCGTGCTGGTGGACTACTGCCTTTGGGACTACCGTAGGCGACATGAAAATGAAGTTGAGCATGTGCCTTTTCACCGGGTTCGCTGCATTTACTACTGA
- the LOC144113848 gene encoding queuosine 5'-phosphate N-glycosylase/hydrolase isoform X2, which translates to MSVLSPKDSAELIVKNARDVTIDPNGISKVSNVVLDCYNRGLVGTHAWRDHPLHPKVADDTAAQWVFLVDALNFNFWADNSAEYFAVRWNGALHSGYYSLCAVVARALEEGVPILSADFCRSISLQQVQHIFRSDTSTDIPLLEERHRVLQEWGHVLSSMYDGSFANCIRECNKWCQVLLRMVVKNFTSFQDEGTFEGLKVSFYKRAQILVADLWSCFNGQGLGEFKDIGTLTAFADYRVPQVLAYFGALRYSPRLTALLAKGNLFQNGSKEEMEIRGATIHACELVRKELKKRKLPSAEINSVLVDYCLWDYRRRHENEVEHVPFHRVRCIYY; encoded by the exons ATGAGCGTGCTAAGTCCGAAGGACTCGGCGGAGTTGATTGTCAAGAACGCTAGGGATGTAACCATTGATCCCAATGGCATCAGCAAGGTTTCGAATGTG GTACTGGATTGCTACAACAGAGGACTCGTTGGGACTCATGCTTGGCGGGACCACCCTTTGCATCCAAAGGTTGCAGATGATACTGCTGCTCAGTGGGTTTTTCTCGTCGATGCTTTGAACTTTAACTTCTGGGCAGACAACAGCGCAGAGTACTTTGCAGTGCGCTGGAATGGTGCTTTGCACAGTGGCTACTACTCGCTGTGTGCTGTTGTGGCTCGTGCTTTGGAG GAAGGTGTGCCCATCCTCAGTGCTGACTTCTGCCGCAGTATTTCCCTGCAGCAAGTGCAGCATATATTTCGGTCAGACACAAGCACAGATATTCCTCTGCTTGAAGAAAGACATAGAGTTCTGCAAGAGTGGGGCCATGTATTGTCTAGT ATGTATGATGGATCGTTTGCTAACTGCATCCGGGAGTGCAATAAATGGTGCCAAGTGCTGCTGAGGATGGTTGTGAAAAACTTCACCTCATTCCAAGATGAAGGAACATTTGAAGGCTTGAAAG TGTCATTCTACAAACGGGCTCAGATTCTTGTTGCTGACCTCTGGAGCTGCTTTAATGGCCAAGGATTGGGTGAATTCAAGGACATAGGCACACTAACCGCATTTGCCGACTACCGTGTGCCTCAAGTGCTTGCCTACTTTGGAGCTTTACGTTACTCTCCACGCCTGACTGCCTTGCTTGCTAAAG GAAACCTTTTCCAAAATGGAAGTAAAGAGGAAATGGAGATCCGTGGAGCAACAATTCATGCATGTGAG CTGGTCCGAAAAGAACTGAAGAAAAGAAAGCTGCCTTCTGCGGAAATTAACTCCGTGCTGGTGGACTACTGCCTTTGGGACTACCGTAGGCGACATGAAAATGAAGTTGAGCATGTGCCTTTTCACCGGGTTCGCTGCATTTACTACTGA
- the LOC144113851 gene encoding uncharacterized protein LOC144113851 encodes MALNFSGDDYGSFKGRLGRGCSWTREETLLLLDLYEKERLTDERADFPPHNTPKYQKVHQAISGFLGAHGYSRTPMQVRERLKRLKRDFRENRHGEFTDRVGTILAKRAALGAPASPPNGSVAATVAGPQSSPEHSLEACCPAVLVKTELGAPEQPQQGSTLRKPRTDWQPLPIAGVRAPEPSGKVEKQRPTLSEEQAAERPAASSNGGPRARKSLQQRVVRLLGQLLAESRRQTQAAEAFQQQLLYQMHLISCSLQVLAAGSPQGPLKRDDSS; translated from the coding sequence ATGGCGCTCAACTTCTCgggcgacgactacggcagcttcAAAGGTCGCCTGGGCCGCGGCTGCTCGTGGACACGCGAGGAGACCCTGCTCCTGCTCGACCTGTACGAAAAGGAGCGGCTCACTGACGAGCGCGCCGACTTCCCGCCGCACAATACGCCCAAGTACCAGAAGGTGCACCAGGCCATCTCGGGCTTCCTGGGTGCCCACGGCTACAGCAGGACGCCCATGCAAGTGCGCGAGCGGCTCAAACGGCTTAAGCGCGACTTCCGAGAGAACCGTCACGGCGAGTTCACCGACCGCGTCGGCACAATCCTGGCCAAGCGTGCCGCGCTAGGCGCGCCGGCGTCTCCTCCTAACGGGTCTGTGGCCGCTACCGTCGCCGGTCCGCAGAGCTCGCCCGAGCACTCCCTCGAAGCGTGCTGCCCCGCCGTGCTGGTCAAGACGGAGCTGGGTGCGCCCGAGCAGCCTCAGCAAGGTAGTACACTGCGCAAACCCAGGACTGATTGGCAGCCACTGCCTATCGCAGGGGTGCGAGCGCCCGAACCCAGCGGCAAAGTGGAGAAGCAGCGGCCCACCCTTTCCGAGGAGCAGGCTGCCGAGCGACCGGCCGCATCGAGCAACGGTGGCCCGCGCGCTCGTAAAAGCCTCCAGCAGCGGGTGGTGCGCCTCTTGGGTCAGCTGCTTGCCGAGAGCCGGCGACAGACGCAAGCGGCCGAGGCCTTCCAGCAGCAGCTCCTCTACCAGATGCACCTCATCTCGTGCTCCCTCCAGGTGTTGGCTGCAGGCAGCCCCCAGGGCCCGCTCAAGCGCGACGATTCCAGCTGA
- the LOC144113852 gene encoding uncharacterized protein LOC144113852 isoform X1 encodes MRLTLLLHMQVFFTLGTSAVLGPTGQAMSPCLIEPFSSAASGWKLTVVSTTVDKRGSPVINVSKLHSDTDSIDCDPPIFFEHQEPRDYNQAYLNPLRFGYVGFGAGTLADMRLTLLLHMQIVAGWNR; translated from the exons atgcGCCTCACGCTGCTGTTGCACATGCAGGTCTTTTTTACGCTCGGAACCTCGGCTGTGCTCGGCCCGACAGGACAGGCGATGTCCCCTTGCCTCATCGAGCCTTTTTCATCGGCCGCGAGCGGTTGGAAGCTGACCGTCGTGTCGACCACCGTCGACAAGAGGGGATCGCCGGTTATCAACGTTTCCAAGCTTCACTCGGACACTGATTCCATTGACTGCGACCCACCAATCTTCTTCGAGCATCAGGAGCCACGTGACTACAACCAAGCCTACTTAAACCCGCTGCGCTTTGGCTACGTGGGatttggagccggcacgcttgccgacatgcGCCTCACGCTGCTGTTGCACATGCAG atcgttgctggctggaatcgCTGA
- the LOC144113852 gene encoding uncharacterized protein LOC144113852 isoform X2, whose amino-acid sequence MSPCLIEPFSSAASGWKLTVVSTTVDKRGSPVINVSKLHSDTDSIDCDPPIFFEHQEPRDYNQAYLNPLRFGYVGFGAGTLADMRLTLLLHMQIVAGWNR is encoded by the exons ATGTCCCCTTGCCTCATCGAGCCTTTTTCATCGGCCGCGAGCGGTTGGAAGCTGACCGTCGTGTCGACCACCGTCGACAAGAGGGGATCGCCGGTTATCAACGTTTCCAAGCTTCACTCGGACACTGATTCCATTGACTGCGACCCACCAATCTTCTTCGAGCATCAGGAGCCACGTGACTACAACCAAGCCTACTTAAACCCGCTGCGCTTTGGCTACGTGGGatttggagccggcacgcttgccgacatgcGCCTCACGCTGCTGTTGCACATGCAG atcgttgctggctggaatcgCTGA